The sequence aaagagtattcaaagaaattttgagggaaaacttcccaaaccttctacacaatataaatacacaaaacataaatgcccagcaaactccaaatagaataaatccaaataaaccaactccaagacatattctgatcagactgtcaaatactgaagagaaagagcaagttctgaaagcagcaagagaaaagcaattcaccacatacagaggaaacaacataagactaagttgtgactactcagcagccaccatggaggcaagatggcagtggcatgacatatttaaaattctaagagagaaaaatttccaaccaagaatactttatccagcaaagctctccttcaaatttgagggagagcttaaatttttcacagacaaacagatgctgagagattttgctaataaaagacctgccctacttcagatactaaaaggagccctaccgacagagaaacagagaaaggagagagagatatagagaaatgttcagtactaaagagattcaatattggttcattaaaggacaataaaagagagaggtaaaaaatatacctgacaaacataaaccaaaggataggatggctgattcaagaaatgccttcacagtaataacgttgaatgtaaatggattaaactctccaattaaaagatatagattggcagaatggatcaaaaaatatgaaacatcaatatgttgcatgcaagagactcatcttagacacaggaacacaaagaaattgaaagtgaaaggacagaaaaaaatatttcatgcaagctacagccaaaagaaagcaggagtagaaatattaatctcagacaaaatagactttaaatgcaaggatgttatgagagacaaagaaggtcgctacatactaataaaaggggcaacccaacaagaagaaataacaatcataaatgtttatgcacccaatcatggtgccacaaagtacatgagacaaacactggcaaaactaaaggaagcaatggatgtttccacaataattatgggagacttcaacacatcactctctcctatagatagatcaaccagacataagaccagtaaggaaattgataaatgaatttgatttaactgacatatatagaatattacatcccaaatcaccaggatacacattcttctctagtgatcacagaactttctccagaatagaccatatgctgggacataaaacaagcctcaataaattaaaaaaaaaaatttgaaattattcaaagcacattctctgaccacagtggagtacaattagaagtcaataaccatcagagacttagaaagttcacaaacacttggatgttaaacaacacattcataaaataaatggtttataatgtagaatgcaggggaactagcgatagagagcaattactgaagagggaatgataacccagtaagaacagataagctatcatgggtaaatttaacattctgggaatgcccaggaatgactatggtttgttaatttctgacgggtatagtaggaacaagttcacagaaatgttgctatattaggttactttcttgggttcgagtgggaacatgttggaattaaagtagttattttaggttagttgtcttttccttactcccttgttatggtttgtttgaaatgtttgtttattgtttatctttttttaaaattttttttaatatagttaatcaaagaaaagagttaaataaaaaaaaaaaaaaaacaatgaaaaaaatatgcagagcccccttgaggagctggtggagaattcaggggtattggcctgccccacctcgatagttgctgatgtgctcacagacataggggaccggtggtttgatgggctgagccctctaccatgggacttgctcttggcaagactgttgctgcaaaggagaggctaggtctgcttataattgtgcctaagaacctcctcccgaatgccttgttgttgctcagatgtggccctctctctctagctaagccaacttggcaggtgaaatcactgccctccctgctacgtgggatctgacacccaggggagtgaatctccctagcaacgtggaatatgacctggcatcgtgggatggagaacatcttcttgaccaaaagagggaagtgaaagaaaatgaaataagcttcagtggcagaaagattccaaaaggagccaagaggtcactctggtgggcactcttacacacaatatacacaaccctttttaggttctaatgaattagaatagctagcagtaaatacctgaaactatcaaactacaacccagaactcatgaatcttgtaaacgattgtataaaaatgtagtatatgaggggtgacaatgtgattgggaaagccagatggaccacactcccctttgtccagtttatggatggaggagtagaaaaatgggggggtggggaggaaggcacccagtgttcttttttattttggctgttctttttcactttggtttttattcttactgtttttgtgtgtgtggtaatgaaaatgtcaaattaattttgtgatgaatgcacaactatataatggtacggtaaacaactgaatgtacgctttgtttcatgtgactgcatggtatgtgaatatatccaataaaaatgaataaaaaaaaaaagaaagaagattgttccagtctgaatgtattatgtcccccccaaacgccattatctttgatgtaatcttgtgtgggcagaggtatcagtgtgttgattagattgtaattctttgagtgtttctgtggagatgcgccccatccaactgtaggtgataactctgattagatatttccatggaggtgtggcctcacccattcagggttggtcttgatcagtggagccatataaatgagctgacaaacagaaggaactcagtgcagctgagagtggccttttgaagaggagctacagccaagagggacactttgaagaaagcacaggaactgtagatgagagacagtctgaagatggctgttgaaagcagactcttgctccggagaagccgagagaggacagataccccaagtgcaactaagagtgacatttttgaggaactgcagcctagagaggagcgttctaggagaaagccattttgaaaccagaactttggagcagacgccagccacgtgccttcccagctaacagaggttttccggaacccattggccatcctccagtgaaggtatccgattgctgatgtgttaccttggacactttatggccttaagactataactgtgtaaccaaataaacccccttttataaaagccaatccatctctggtgttttgcattgcagcagcattagcaaactagaacaaagatcTAAACTAATCCCCTAGAGTTCTGGGAGCAACCATTAGCataactgaaaacagaaaatgtttaaaaagtctGTCTCTGAGAGGGGGTAGGCAAAAGCTGGGGTAAGAgattagataaaaagaaaaattttaatttaatagaaaacaaagaaaggagtaaatattataaagatacatagatatatatgCAATTGCAACTGTAATTGGGAAACTATAATTGAAGTAGATGTCCCAGCATCTCTGTATAGatatatatctacacacacataACCTCTTTTTACCTCATAACATCTGATGACTCCTGAGTTCTGCTCCTTGTACTTCAGTTTGCCATGATCCCTTGCATCAGTCAGGGTGCAGACAGGAAAAGGATTAGACGCTGGtcaacaaagaaatttaaagaaggTATTCCTGCCACAGGTGAGGCAGTATTGCTGACAAGGTGGCACAGGAATGAGAcatggacacaaagctaagagttaagggagcagggggcccacttgcatcttgTGCTatgtggacgacaatgcagccttgctccagctatttatttcagaagatcaggtgtagatgctaaaggtgctcaggtgggggagagcccaccagatacttacgtttacatcaggtgcatacaatctcGGTTTAAGACAATGggagtcacaagacacacatctttacagggcgggcctgcacggcattctatgcaggcctgcggctcagcgttctaagccaccaccctagatatgcctcaggcaacatggaagactcagtttcccacaaggCAGGATTAAGGGAAACCACGGAGGGACAGGGAAGTGGACAAGGAGCAGTTAGGGGACCAGGAGAGAGGGCTGTGATATAGAGGAGAGCTGCCCTATGGGGCTAAGGCCTTCGGAGATGGGGGAAACCACTGCCAACTGACTCCGGTGGGAGGGGACCAGAGTAATGAGGACCTCacctctttctccttccagcaGAGGGCAGGGAAGCCTGCTGGGTCCAGCTCCCAGGACAGGGGGTAAGGCAAGGTGCACTGTGGGTGTTGAGGGCAAATGGAGACTATCCAGCCATGTCCTTGTGGCCTTGGCTATACCTTGAGGTGTCTCCCTATATACCCCTAAGATTTTTCTCACAGCAATTGCTTTAGTCGTTCAGTGTTCCCTGGTTTTAATTTCCACCAGCGTGAATTAGACTGTTTGGGCCCTGCAGTCATGGACCTGGCTATGGattagcttctctggggtcaGCTGCTTGGTCCAACCAGCTACGTTGGAAACGGAGTGAGACATGTACTGCAAAGCCTCCTCACTCTGGGGACAGTGTTTCACCTGTTGGCATGTCCAGCACAGATGCAAAAGCACACATGCATGCGTGAGTGTGTGTATATCATAACTGAAGCAACAGCCGTTATAACATTGTCATCAGTTTGCCTCCAGGCCCAAGTAATATTGGGCAACTTCTCTGATGCAGGCCTGGGGAAATCACCCTGTGGGGAGTCTCTCATCTCATCTTCCAGCTCCCCTGTAGGTAGCTTGATTACCGTCCCTATGTTACAGATAAGGGAGTCATACAGCAGAGGTGAGTTACCTGCCAGAGATGCCCAAGGATGAGTGGTGAGGCTGATTTCACCCAGCCCGGGCCCTCAGGCTCCAGACCCGAGTGAAACACCATTCTTGCCATATCGATggaaagcaaagcaaaaattaacatcatctttttaaaaggtTTAGTTTTGCAAAGAGTTCCCCTCCTCTCCATCAACATTTCCAAAAAGTATATTATAGTAACACTAATAGTTATTCAAGATGTTGGGTGAAATCTGGGAAAAAGGTATATGAGCTCTTGccttattatttcttataactgcACGTGAATCtatgtttatttcaaaataaaatgttaaaaaaaattataaaagcagcATCaactaccatttatttatttactctacAAATGCCTGTTGGGCACTGCCCTTGGTGCTGGAGATACTGAAGAGAATAAAATGGACAGAAATTCTCTTCCCGATGGCACTTGCACCCTAATGGAATGTGGCTTATCCATGGCTTCCTTCAGTCATGTCGATTAAAATGCAAGTTACTGCATAAATGTTTACTACGTAAATGCTGCTTACAAATTATTCACGTCCTCAGCTCTCCCAGAGTAGGACTGATTGGGTTTTCCTGTGCTACTTGACAAGGTTCAAATAATATTTGTGAACACCAAGCTTTGGCACAAATGGTAAATAAACAAGTCGTTCTCCCTCTCGGCTCTAGTGCTTAGAATACCTGCAAAGGTGAGATGTGTGCTCTAGTCAACATGTGCTTGGAAAGTATAACTCCTTGTTTGTATTCCTCTTTTCCCTGGGCCACAGATGGCGTCTAAGTATGAAGCTGTGCCCACGATCGGTGGTCACAGAGTTGATCGGGATTTGATCGACGAATGCCCAGCTCCAGCTCACGCCCCCAAAGAACACTTCTCCTAACCATTCTAGTGCTGCACAGGTCAGCAGACACCGGAGAAGATGCATCCGGCAAACAGAAAATGGCAGCCACCAAAGCACTGAGGGGGGTCCTTCCAGGCCCCTCTGCCCACCTCCGAGTCCTTCTGCACGATGGCCTGCAACGGCACCTCCACCGAGACCCACGGGTTCCTTCTGCTGAACGTGAGCACTATGTCAGCCCTGGGAGCCACCACCCTGTCGGCGCCCTTCAGGATATCACTGGCGGTGGTTATGATGCTGATGATCATGGTCGGGTTCCTGGGCAACACCGTGGTCTGCGTCATCGTGTACCAGCGGCCCGCCATGCGCTCTGCCATCAACCTGCTGCTGGCCACGCTGGCCTTCTCGGACATCATGCTGTCCTTGTGCTGCATGCCCTTCACCGCAGTCACCCTGATCACCGTCAACTGGCGCTTTGGGGACTCCTTTTGCCGGCTCTCGGCCATGCTCTACTGGTTCTTTGTCCTGGAGGGGGTTGCCATCCTGCTCATCATCAGCGTGGACCGCTTTCTCATCATCGTACAGCGCCAGGACAAGCTGAACCCACGGAGGGCCAAGGCGATTATCGCCGTCTCCTGGGCACTGTCCTTCTGCATCTCCGTCCCGTCGCTCGCGGGCTGGACGCTGGTGGAAGTGCCCACGCGGGCCCCTCAGTGCGTGCTGGGCTACACGGAGTTTCCAGCGGGCCGCGCCTACGTGGTGACGCTGGTGGTGGCCGTGTTCTTCGTGCCCTTCGGCGTCATGCTCTGCTCCTACATGTGCATCCTCAACGCCTTCCGGAAGAACGCCGTCCGCGTGCACAACCAGTCCAACAGCCTGGACCTGAGGCAGCTCACCAGGGCCGGCCTGAGGCGGCTCCAGCGGCAGCACCAGGTCAGTGTGGACTTGAGCTTCAAAACCAAGGCCTTCACCACCATCCTCATCCTCTTCGTTGGCTTCTCCCTCTGCTGGCTGCCCCACTCGGTCTACAGCCTCCTATCCGTGTTCAGCCGGCGCTTTTACTGCAGCTCCTCCTTCCACACAGCCAGCACCTGCATTCTGTGGCTCAGTTACCTCAAGTCTGTCTTCAATCCCATTGTCTACTGCTGGAGAATCAAAAAATTCCGCGAGGCCTGCATAGAGTTGCTACCCCAAACCTTCCAGATCCTTCCCAAAGTGCCTGAGCGGATCCGAAGGAGAATCCAGCCCAGCACAGTGTATGTGTGCAATGAAAACCAATCTGCCGTTTAGAGAGAGGCAGGGGCAGCGGAGGAGATCCTGAAACCCCCTGCTCACGGGAAGCAGCATGTCCTTCTGCTCTGCTTCCTGGCACTTTAATCCCCATCAACATTTGGCAGTGGCCATTTAAGCACAAAGGTACTCATTGGTTACTTTTTGTTACCCGGTGAGCTGCGGCTCCCCAATGTTGGCAAGGcgattatttttgtttctcattgCAGAAGAACAATGTGTGGGTCTGATGGAAACTAGAAGGTATTTAAGGCAAAATAGGAGTAGGGCTGGGGGGAGTGCAGAAGTTAGGTAGAAAGTTAGGGATGGGGGAGCGGGACATCAACTTGGTTGAGCATGGGCAGAAGGAAGATTCTGTTAAAAGAGCTTGACTCTGCAGTCCGAGCTCCTTCTACGCCCTTCCAGAGAAACCCACGGTGCCATAGGCTGATGTGAGAAACCCAAATAGTTCTCGTCTCTTTGATTGTCCTTCATTTTACTCGAAGCCAGCATTCTTCAGTGTTATTTATGTTTTGCGGTGTACGGGGAACACAGGCAAGACTGTTTCCACTGGTCAAGGTGTGCCCTTCTGACAATGCCAAATCAACCTTTCTATATACCAAACCACGTGGAGAAGTGGCGAGAGATTCTGTGCTTTTCAGTCCCCCAACCCAGTGTGACACCTGGGAGGCCTCAGTGACTCGAAACCCAGGGAATTTCAAGGAGATACTCTCCAGGCCCATTTCT is a genomic window of Choloepus didactylus isolate mChoDid1 chromosome 17, mChoDid1.pri, whole genome shotgun sequence containing:
- the GPR45 gene encoding probable G-protein coupled receptor 45, with translation MACNGTSTETHGFLLLNVSTMSALGATTLSAPFRISLAVVMMLMIMVGFLGNTVVCVIVYQRPAMRSAINLLLATLAFSDIMLSLCCMPFTAVTLITVNWRFGDSFCRLSAMLYWFFVLEGVAILLIISVDRFLIIVQRQDKLNPRRAKAIIAVSWALSFCISVPSLAGWTLVEVPTRAPQCVLGYTEFPAGRAYVVTLVVAVFFVPFGVMLCSYMCILNAFRKNAVRVHNQSNSLDLRQLTRAGLRRLQRQHQVSVDLSFKTKAFTTILILFVGFSLCWLPHSVYSLLSVFSRRFYCSSSFHTASTCILWLSYLKSVFNPIVYCWRIKKFREACIELLPQTFQILPKVPERIRRRIQPSTVYVCNENQSAV